The proteins below are encoded in one region of Ornithinimicrobium avium:
- the rpmG gene encoding 50S ribosomal protein L33 produces the protein MATKSADVRPKITLACTECKERNYITKKNRRNNPDRMELLKFCPRDGRHTIHRETR, from the coding sequence GTGGCCACCAAGAGCGCCGACGTCCGCCCCAAGATCACTCTGGCGTGCACGGAGTGCAAGGAGCGCAACTACATCACCAAGAAGAACCGCCGGAACAACCCCGACCGGATGGAGCTGCTCAAGTTCTGCCCGCGCGACGGCCGGCACACGATCCACCGCGAGACCCGCTGA
- a CDS encoding FAS1-like dehydratase domain-containing protein, with product MPLNTDFAGREYPPAGPFPITRQEVVDFAGAIGSTVEAHRDPQAAQTLGYADVVAPPTFAVRLAQRCEAQLVQDPEAGIDFSRVVHGEEGFTHHRPIVAGDVLTGVLHVDRMREAGGHGMVSTRVELSDEGGRPVTTVNSTIVVRGEG from the coding sequence ATGCCGCTCAACACCGACTTCGCCGGCCGGGAGTACCCGCCCGCCGGGCCGTTCCCGATCACCCGCCAGGAGGTCGTCGACTTCGCCGGTGCGATCGGCTCGACCGTCGAGGCCCACCGCGACCCGCAGGCGGCGCAGACCCTCGGCTACGCCGACGTCGTCGCCCCGCCGACCTTCGCGGTGCGCCTGGCGCAGCGGTGCGAGGCGCAGCTCGTGCAGGACCCGGAGGCGGGCATCGACTTCTCCCGGGTCGTCCACGGCGAGGAGGGCTTCACCCACCACCGGCCGATCGTCGCCGGCGACGTCCTGACCGGCGTCCTGCACGTGGACCGGATGCGCGAGGCCGGCGGCCACGGCATGGTGTCCACCCGGGTCGAGCTCTCCGACGAAGGCGGACGTCCGGTCACCACCGTCAACTCCACCATCGTCGTGAGGGGGGAGGGCTGA
- a CDS encoding MaoC/PaaZ C-terminal domain-containing protein, with protein MSGPITYPEALSRTVTVDRSRLVAYADASGDQNPIHQDEEFARSVGLDDVIAHGMWTMGAALDVVTAYVGGDPGRILSCATRFTGMVVVPEGATVEVQVEGAVKKSDEAAGTQTLEISATCGGEKVLGRCQAVVRA; from the coding sequence ATGAGCGGGCCGATCACCTACCCGGAGGCGCTGAGCCGCACCGTCACCGTCGACCGGTCCCGGCTCGTCGCCTACGCCGACGCCTCCGGCGACCAGAACCCGATCCACCAGGACGAGGAGTTCGCCCGCTCCGTCGGCCTCGACGACGTCATCGCGCACGGCATGTGGACGATGGGCGCGGCGCTGGACGTCGTCACCGCCTACGTCGGCGGGGACCCCGGGCGGATCCTGTCCTGCGCCACCAGGTTCACCGGCATGGTCGTCGTGCCCGAGGGTGCGACCGTCGAGGTCCAGGTCGAGGGCGCGGTCAAGAAGTCGGACGAGGCCGCCGGCACCCAAACCCTGGAGATCAGCGCCACGTGCGGTGGAGAGAAGGTCCTCGGTCGCTGCCAGGCCGTGGTCCGCGCATGA
- a CDS encoding UDP-N-acetylmuramate dehydrogenase has protein sequence MTRTLAELTTIRVGGPPRRLVSVTTEEELVEAVQEVDRAGEPLLVVGGASNLLVSDEGFPGTVVLVRTAGIEVPSASACGGVTVTVAAGETWDDVVVRAVEQGWSGIEALSGIPGATGATPVQNVGAYGQEVAQTIARVRVWDRLEGRVRTMFPTDLEFSYRHSVLKGSMLGAGEVTPRFVVLTVTFSLRPSELSQPVRYAALATGLGVELGTRVPLRDAREAVLQQRRDRGMVLDAADHDTWSCGSFFTNPILTSGQMAAVRERAAARLGPDGPTPPEFAGGGEGKVKTSAAWLIERAGFAKGYATLDGRPAGLSTKHTLALTNRGTARAEDVLAVARDVRDGVAEAFGVRLVNEPVLVGLEL, from the coding sequence ATGACGCGAACCCTCGCCGAGCTCACCACGATCCGCGTCGGCGGGCCACCGCGTCGCCTGGTGAGCGTGACCACCGAGGAAGAGCTCGTCGAGGCCGTGCAGGAGGTCGACCGGGCCGGCGAGCCGCTGCTCGTCGTCGGTGGCGCCTCCAACCTGCTGGTGTCCGACGAGGGCTTCCCGGGCACCGTCGTGCTCGTGCGCACCGCCGGGATCGAGGTGCCCTCGGCGTCCGCGTGCGGAGGCGTGACCGTCACCGTCGCGGCGGGGGAGACGTGGGACGACGTCGTGGTCCGCGCCGTCGAGCAGGGCTGGTCCGGCATCGAGGCGCTCTCCGGCATCCCGGGCGCGACCGGCGCCACCCCGGTGCAGAACGTCGGTGCCTACGGCCAGGAGGTCGCCCAGACGATCGCCCGGGTGCGGGTCTGGGACCGGCTCGAGGGACGCGTGCGCACGATGTTCCCGACCGACCTGGAGTTCTCCTACCGGCACTCGGTCCTCAAGGGGTCGATGCTCGGCGCGGGGGAGGTGACGCCGCGCTTCGTGGTGCTCACGGTGACCTTCTCGCTGCGCCCCAGCGAGCTGTCGCAGCCGGTCAGGTATGCCGCGCTCGCCACCGGTCTAGGCGTCGAGCTCGGCACCCGTGTGCCGCTGCGCGACGCCCGCGAGGCGGTGCTGCAGCAGCGGCGCGACCGGGGGATGGTGCTCGACGCGGCCGACCACGACACGTGGAGCTGCGGGTCGTTCTTCACCAACCCGATCCTCACGAGCGGGCAGATGGCCGCGGTGCGGGAGCGCGCCGCCGCCCGACTCGGCCCGGACGGGCCGACGCCTCCGGAGTTTGCCGGCGGGGGCGAGGGCAAGGTCAAGACGTCGGCCGCCTGGCTCATCGAGCGGGCCGGCTTCGCCAAGGGCTACGCGACCCTCGACGGCCGGCCGGCGGGGCTCTCGACCAAGCACACGCTGGCGCTGACCAACCGTGGCACCGCCCGGGCAGAGGATGTGCTCGCCGTCGCGCGCGATGTCCGCGACGGCGTCGCCGAGGCCTTCGGAGTGCGGCTGGTCAACGAGCCGGTGCTCGTCGGGCTGGAGCTGTAG
- a CDS encoding adenosine deaminase, with the protein MATTLSPGAPGRDLRDLPKAHLHLHFTGSMRVSTVREMADQHGMRLPPAFTTRWPPELSGIDERGWFRFQRLYDAARACVRGETDMRRIVREAAEDDAAEGSRWLEIQVDPTSYAPFVAGITPALEIVLDEARAAAAATGTRVAVVVAASRMRHPLEARTLARLAARYAGDGAGTVVGFGLSNDERRGTTSEFAPAFRIAARAGLASVPHAGELLGADHVDEALEHLGPDRLGHGVRAAEDPEVLRRVVQEQVTLEVCPTSNVALGVYPTLADVPLRRLVDAGARVALGADDPLLFGSRLVDQYLSARVDHAMSDAELADLARSSVEGSFAPAAVKQEILAEIDAWLAAAVTP; encoded by the coding sequence ATGGCTACCACCCTGTCGCCCGGAGCGCCGGGCCGCGACCTGCGGGACCTGCCCAAGGCCCACCTGCACCTGCACTTCACCGGCTCGATGCGGGTGAGCACCGTGCGCGAGATGGCTGACCAGCACGGCATGCGGCTGCCGCCGGCGTTCACCACGCGCTGGCCGCCGGAGCTCTCCGGGATCGACGAGCGCGGCTGGTTCCGCTTCCAGCGCCTCTACGACGCAGCCCGCGCCTGCGTGCGCGGCGAGACCGACATGCGCCGGATCGTGCGGGAGGCGGCCGAGGACGACGCGGCCGAGGGCTCGCGCTGGCTGGAGATCCAGGTGGACCCGACGTCCTACGCCCCGTTCGTCGCCGGGATCACGCCGGCGCTTGAGATCGTCCTGGACGAGGCGCGGGCCGCGGCCGCGGCGACCGGGACACGGGTGGCGGTCGTCGTCGCCGCGAGCCGGATGCGTCATCCGCTCGAGGCACGCACGCTGGCCCGGCTGGCCGCCCGCTACGCGGGCGACGGCGCGGGCACGGTGGTCGGCTTCGGGTTGTCCAACGACGAACGACGGGGCACGACGAGCGAGTTCGCCCCGGCCTTCCGGATCGCCGCCAGGGCCGGTCTGGCGAGCGTGCCGCACGCGGGCGAGCTGCTCGGCGCCGACCATGTCGACGAGGCGCTGGAGCACCTGGGCCCCGACCGGCTCGGCCACGGCGTGCGTGCGGCCGAGGACCCGGAGGTGCTGCGTCGGGTCGTCCAGGAGCAGGTCACCCTGGAGGTGTGCCCCACGAGCAACGTGGCCCTCGGCGTCTACCCCACCCTGGCCGACGTGCCCCTACGCCGTCTGGTGGACGCCGGTGCCCGGGTGGCGCTCGGCGCCGACGACCCGCTGCTCTTCGGCAGCCGGCTGGTCGACCAGTACCTCAGCGCCCGCGTCGACCATGCCATGTCCGACGCCGAGCTGGCCGACCTGGCCCGCAGCTCGGTGGAGGGGTCCTTCGCCCCCGCGGCGGTCAAGCAGGAGATCCTCGCCGAGATCGACGCCTGGCTGGCAGCAGCAGTGACCCCGTAG
- a CDS encoding ABC transporter ATP-binding protein, with protein MPVIHTQTLTKRYGGASSPAALDSLTVDVDEGVTGLVGANGAGKSTLIKVLLGLLSPTSGEATVLGHDIRTGGTQIRTLVGYMPEHDCLPPDMRAIDFVVHMARVSGLPPAAARERAADVLRHVGLAEERYRLMGTYSTGMKQRAKLAQALVHDPRLVMLDEPTNGLDPAARDDMLALVRRIGHDFGIPVLVTSHLLGELERISDHVVVLDGGHLLRSEATQAFMADTGTVLVEVLGAHGADAQRAMGEALAARGLTARPVGGLIEVDPLDGRPDDLRDLVRDTAADLGLGLVRIQPQTGRLEDVFREEVPA; from the coding sequence GTGCCAGTCATCCACACCCAGACGCTCACGAAGCGCTACGGCGGGGCGAGCTCGCCCGCGGCGCTCGACAGCCTGACCGTCGACGTCGACGAGGGCGTCACCGGCCTCGTCGGTGCCAACGGCGCCGGCAAGTCGACCCTCATCAAGGTGCTCCTCGGCCTGCTCTCGCCCACCTCCGGCGAGGCCACGGTCCTCGGGCACGACATCCGGACGGGCGGGACGCAGATCCGCACGCTCGTGGGCTATATGCCAGAGCACGACTGCCTGCCGCCGGACATGCGGGCCATCGACTTCGTCGTCCACATGGCGCGGGTCTCCGGGCTGCCGCCGGCCGCCGCCCGCGAGCGCGCGGCCGACGTCCTGCGGCACGTGGGGCTGGCGGAGGAGCGCTACCGGCTCATGGGCACCTACTCCACCGGCATGAAGCAGCGCGCCAAGCTCGCCCAGGCCCTCGTCCACGACCCGCGGCTGGTCATGCTCGACGAGCCGACCAACGGACTGGACCCCGCCGCCCGCGACGACATGCTCGCGCTGGTGCGCAGGATCGGGCACGACTTCGGCATACCCGTCCTCGTCACTTCCCACCTGCTCGGTGAGCTGGAGCGGATCAGCGACCACGTCGTCGTGCTCGACGGCGGGCACCTGCTGCGCTCGGAGGCCACCCAGGCGTTCATGGCCGACACCGGCACGGTCCTCGTCGAGGTCCTGGGTGCCCACGGGGCGGACGCGCAGAGGGCCATGGGGGAGGCGCTCGCGGCGCGCGGGCTCACCGCTCGCCCGGTGGGCGGCCTCATCGAGGTCGACCCGCTCGACGGCCGGCCCGACGACCTGCGCGACCTCGTCCGCGACACCGCCGCCGACCTCGGGCTCGGCCTGGTGCGGATCCAGCCGCAGACCGGCCGGCTCGAGGACGTCTTCCGCGAGGAGGTTCCGGCATGA
- a CDS encoding ABC transporter permease, which produces MTERTGVIHDIGYRTYDGPRAGQGAIGRSLLWHGTLATFGFGRSGRAKILPFVLLGMTLVPAIVFVGIMSVMGLDAELLNYAGYQQMTSMFVILFVAAQAPVLFTRDLRSGAISLYLARPLGAATFALVRWASLLLAVLAFVVTPLLVMFVGGLSAGADFGDQLPKLLVALAGAALLAVLLATVGATVASLTQRRGLAIGGSIVVLFFGYGLTAVLQEVGVEQGAEQASAWLGLLSPFVLVDGLQHALGDATSSFEAPPDDVTTGVLMLVVALAAAGLALLALVRRYQRKGSR; this is translated from the coding sequence ATGACCGAGCGCACGGGTGTCATCCACGACATCGGCTACCGCACCTACGACGGACCGCGCGCCGGCCAGGGTGCCATCGGCCGCAGCCTGCTCTGGCACGGGACCCTGGCGACCTTCGGCTTCGGCCGCTCCGGCAGGGCCAAGATCCTGCCCTTCGTGCTGCTCGGCATGACCCTGGTGCCGGCGATCGTCTTCGTGGGCATCATGAGCGTGATGGGCCTGGACGCCGAGCTGCTCAACTACGCCGGCTACCAGCAGATGACCTCGATGTTCGTCATCCTCTTCGTCGCCGCGCAGGCACCGGTGCTCTTCACCCGCGACCTGCGCTCGGGGGCGATCAGCCTCTACCTGGCCCGGCCGCTGGGCGCTGCGACGTTCGCCCTGGTGCGCTGGGCCTCCCTGCTCCTGGCCGTCCTGGCCTTCGTCGTCACCCCGCTGCTGGTGATGTTCGTCGGCGGGCTCTCGGCCGGGGCGGACTTCGGCGACCAGCTGCCCAAGCTGCTCGTCGCCCTGGCCGGCGCGGCTCTGCTGGCCGTGCTCCTCGCCACCGTCGGCGCGACCGTGGCGAGCCTGACGCAGCGGCGCGGGCTGGCGATCGGCGGCTCGATCGTCGTCCTGTTCTTCGGCTACGGCCTCACCGCCGTGCTGCAGGAGGTCGGCGTCGAGCAGGGGGCCGAGCAGGCCTCCGCCTGGCTCGGGCTCCTCTCGCCCTTCGTCCTCGTCGACGGCCTGCAGCACGCCCTCGGCGACGCCACCAGCTCCTTCGAGGCGCCGCCGGACGACGTGACCACCGGCGTCCTGATGCTCGTCGTCGCGCTCGCCGCCGCCGGCCTCGCGCTCCTGGCGCTGGTCCGCCGCTACCAGAGGAAGGGGTCGCGATGA
- a CDS encoding ABC transporter ATP-binding protein, with product MTDLVLTDVSRWYGNVVAVNDVSMAIGPGVTGLLGPNGAGKSTLISMMAGFLEPSAGAVTLGGASVWRNVTAYKELGLVPEREVSFSYLTGRQFVAASAELHRLRDPRGATQAALEEVALVEAADRPISTYSKGMRQRAKLASALVHEPGVLLLDEPFNGVDPRQRMHLMELLTRMGEQGRTVLFSSHILEEVEHIARHVEVVVSGRHAASGDFGAIRRLMTDRPTHYTVRSSDDRRLAAALMGQPSVRSVALAAPTGTEEVHVEVTDMGDFARALPALARDAGITVRELRPTDESLESVFTYLVQS from the coding sequence ATGACCGACCTGGTCCTGACCGACGTCAGCCGCTGGTACGGCAACGTCGTCGCCGTCAACGACGTCTCGATGGCGATCGGCCCCGGCGTCACCGGCCTGCTCGGCCCCAACGGCGCGGGCAAGTCCACGCTCATCTCGATGATGGCCGGCTTCCTTGAGCCCTCCGCAGGGGCGGTGACGCTCGGGGGAGCGAGCGTGTGGCGCAACGTGACCGCATACAAGGAGCTCGGTCTGGTGCCCGAGCGGGAGGTGAGCTTCTCCTACCTGACCGGACGGCAGTTCGTCGCGGCCAGCGCCGAGCTGCACAGGCTGCGCGACCCCCGCGGCGCGACGCAGGCCGCGCTGGAGGAGGTCGCGCTCGTCGAGGCCGCCGATCGGCCGATCAGCACCTACTCCAAGGGGATGCGGCAGCGGGCCAAGCTGGCCAGCGCCCTGGTCCACGAGCCCGGGGTGCTGCTGCTGGACGAGCCGTTCAACGGCGTCGACCCGCGGCAGCGGATGCACCTGATGGAGCTGCTCACGCGGATGGGCGAGCAGGGACGCACGGTCCTGTTCTCCAGTCACATCCTGGAGGAGGTCGAGCACATCGCCCGGCACGTCGAGGTCGTCGTCTCCGGCCGGCACGCGGCCAGCGGCGACTTCGGCGCGATCCGGCGGCTGATGACCGACCGCCCCACCCACTACACGGTCCGCAGCAGCGACGACCGCCGCCTCGCCGCCGCCCTCATGGGGCAGCCCAGCGTGCGCAGCGTGGCCCTCGCGGCGCCGACCGGCACCGAGGAGGTCCACGTGGAGGTGACCGACATGGGCGACTTCGCCCGTGCCCTGCCCGCCCTGGCTCGCGACGCCGGGATCACGGTGCGCGAGCTGCGCCCGACGGATGAGTCGCTGGAGTCGGTCTTCACCTACCTGGTGCAGTCGTGA
- a CDS encoding ABC transporter permease, translating to MNPTISRLALRALVGQRRGLVLIALPVVLVLLAVVVRLLTGEPIGARGVLVEVGLAVVVPLVALLAANGVLGPEIDDGSVVYLLSTPLSRYVVATSKWVTAAGVAVVLGGGGLALAAWVGGVSGRWILASAVAGAIGAVLYTALFTAMSAATRHGMIAGLVYALILERALGSLLSGVRYVSVQSFTRRIAEVVGGVDMPVDMGLTYAAVAGAVVLVAGVAFAGWRLANFQLRGDE from the coding sequence GTGAACCCCACGATCAGCAGGTTGGCCCTGCGCGCCCTCGTCGGCCAGCGGCGCGGTCTGGTCCTGATCGCGCTGCCGGTGGTGCTGGTGCTCCTGGCGGTCGTGGTGCGGCTGCTCACCGGGGAGCCGATCGGCGCGCGCGGGGTGCTCGTCGAGGTCGGCCTGGCGGTGGTGGTGCCGCTGGTCGCGTTGCTCGCGGCCAACGGGGTGCTCGGCCCGGAGATCGACGACGGCTCGGTCGTCTACCTGCTCTCGACGCCGCTCTCGAGGTATGTGGTGGCCACCAGCAAGTGGGTGACCGCGGCCGGTGTGGCGGTCGTCCTGGGGGGTGGTGGTCTGGCCCTCGCCGCGTGGGTGGGCGGCGTGAGCGGCCGGTGGATCCTCGCCTCGGCGGTGGCCGGCGCGATCGGGGCGGTGCTCTACACGGCGTTGTTCACGGCGATGTCGGCGGCGACCCGGCACGGGATGATCGCCGGTCTGGTCTACGCGCTGATCCTGGAGCGGGCGCTGGGCTCGCTGCTGTCGGGTGTGCGCTACGTGTCGGTGCAGTCCTTCACCCGGCGGATCGCCGAGGTGGTGGGTGGCGTGGACATGCCGGTCGACATGGGGCTGACCTATGCCGCGGTCGCCGGGGCCGTCGTGCTCGTGGCGGGCGTCGCGTTCGCCGGGTGGCGGCTGGCGAACTTCCAGCTGCGCGGCGACGAGTAG
- a CDS encoding IS1380 family transposase, producing the protein MRVCHNISAVFDDPNLIGTAGLVPVMGLAEKAGLPDLVAEHVTVAGSAGANADLKIGSLVAGMVAGADSIEDMDLVRHGGMGRVFAGHRAPTTLGTHLRAYTFGHVRQLDAVASRVLVNLAAVVPGLLAGARAVAYLDVDDTIRATHGYAKQGTGYGYTGVKGLNVQVATLSTPTTAPVLAATRLRKGNSSSAHGAARLIADAVATARRAGATGALTVRADSAYYNHDVVAAARRAGARFSLTARMDPAVTAAISRIPEQAWVDIKYTDAIWDEQEQRWISDAQVAEVEYTAFTSRKKAEHVTARLIVRRVKRLNPKAVKAGQDELFATYRYHAVFTDSPLSMLAAEACHRDHAIVEQVIADLKSGPLAHAPSGSFCANGAWTVLAAIAFNLTRAAGVLASVAHARARPATIREELIKIPARIANRARRLHLHLPTNWPWQDAWQGLFDAAYAPS; encoded by the coding sequence GTGCGAGTCTGCCACAACATCTCCGCCGTTTTCGATGACCCGAACCTGATCGGCACGGCGGGCCTGGTCCCGGTGATGGGCCTGGCCGAGAAGGCCGGGCTGCCCGACCTGGTCGCCGAGCACGTCACCGTGGCCGGCTCGGCCGGCGCCAACGCCGACCTCAAGATCGGCTCCCTGGTCGCGGGCATGGTCGCCGGTGCCGACAGCATCGAGGACATGGACCTGGTGCGGCACGGCGGGATGGGCCGGGTCTTCGCCGGGCACCGGGCCCCGACCACGCTGGGTACCCACCTGCGCGCCTACACCTTCGGCCACGTCCGCCAGCTGGACGCCGTCGCCTCCCGTGTCCTGGTGAACCTGGCCGCCGTCGTCCCGGGCCTGCTGGCCGGCGCCCGGGCGGTCGCCTACCTGGACGTCGACGACACGATCCGCGCCACCCACGGGTACGCCAAGCAGGGCACCGGGTATGGCTACACCGGCGTCAAGGGCCTGAACGTGCAGGTCGCGACCCTGTCCACCCCCACGACGGCACCGGTGCTCGCAGCCACGAGGCTGCGCAAGGGCAACAGCTCCTCGGCGCACGGCGCGGCCCGGTTGATCGCCGACGCCGTAGCCACCGCCCGCCGGGCGGGTGCCACCGGCGCACTGACCGTGCGGGCGGACTCCGCCTACTACAACCACGACGTCGTCGCCGCGGCCCGCCGGGCCGGCGCGCGGTTCTCCCTGACCGCCCGGATGGACCCGGCCGTGACCGCCGCGATCTCCCGCATCCCCGAGCAGGCGTGGGTGGACATCAAGTACACCGACGCGATCTGGGACGAACAAGAGCAACGGTGGATCTCCGATGCGCAGGTGGCCGAGGTCGAGTACACCGCGTTCACCTCCCGGAAGAAGGCCGAGCACGTCACCGCCCGGCTGATCGTGCGCCGGGTCAAACGCCTCAACCCCAAGGCGGTCAAGGCAGGGCAGGACGAGCTGTTCGCCACCTACCGCTACCACGCCGTGTTCACCGACTCACCCCTGTCGATGCTGGCCGCGGAGGCCTGCCACCGCGATCACGCGATCGTCGAGCAGGTCATCGCGGATCTGAAGTCCGGTCCGCTCGCCCACGCCCCCAGCGGGTCCTTCTGCGCCAACGGTGCGTGGACGGTGCTGGCCGCGATCGCGTTCAACCTGACCCGCGCCGCCGGCGTCCTGGCCTCGGTCGCGCACGCCCGAGCCCGCCCGGCGACGATCCGGGAGGAGCTGATCAAGATCCCCGCCCGCATCGCCAACCGCGCCAGGCGACTCCACCTGCACCTGCCCACGAACTGGCCCTGGCAGGACGCCTGGCAAGGCCTCTTCGACGCCGCCTACGCCCCCTCCTGA